A section of the Papaver somniferum cultivar HN1 unplaced genomic scaffold, ASM357369v1 unplaced-scaffold_53, whole genome shotgun sequence genome encodes:
- the LOC113343061 gene encoding uncharacterized protein LOC113343061: MGDFNCVLRNDEKKGGREPRTSVINDFSDWMDDNDLFEADFLGSKFTWANGQSGDPEDISKLNTAKAASVTLQEIRAQQSILLKQRSRNLWLTDGANEELFHYDHNIISSEYSQRMDEIPTMEEIKTVVFDLGADSAPGPDGFSGCFYRHCWDVIQQDLYKAITFCWQEKLIPQATRLGSVLDNLVSEEQVALIKGRNIHENISVASEMVNELKTKRKDGNVGLKLDITQDFDTILSSAHISILLNSIPEGFFKINRGLRQGDPLSPLIFVLIEDVLSRNISKLFLENKMTPMLSKKKKCNMKSLHNLLALLGKYQTASGQTVCRQKSKVYYGGGSLNRCTTITNLLSMEVSTFPDRIVLINSVIASYSIHNMVVYKWPLKFIKQAERVIRNFLWSGDAEVSRKFVVGFKALLMKLWWNIRSSNKKWARFLWAKYTSRLGRLKQYGVKSSILPDIRIIHSTVDKNTKVLLGDGRSTYLYFDVWNGNESIADMLGENDLDGSIMVSDIIVNNNWQLQGAHVQQFVRAGVDLTNLPVLQGGEDCRVWMPEMNGTFSNSSAK; the protein is encoded by the exons atgggtgattttaattgtgtgtTGCGTAATGATGAGAAAAAAGGAGGTCGTGAACCGCGGACTTCAGTCATTaatgattttagtgattggatggatgaCAATGATCTCTTTGAAGCTgattttttgggttctaaatttacTTGGGCTAATGGGCAATCTGGT GATCCGGAAGACATTTCTAAGCTCAATACTGCCAAAGCAGCTTCAGTTACTCTTCAGGAAATTCGTGCTCAACAATCCATTTTGTTGAAACAAAGGTCGAGAAACTTGTGGCTCACGGATGGTGCTA ATGAGGAGTTATTTCATTATGATCATAATATTATCTCTTCCGAATATAGTCAGAGAATGGATGAAATTCCTACTATGGAGGAGATAAAGACTGTTGTTTTTGATCTTGGCGCTGATAGTGCCCCTGGCCCTGAcggtttctctggttgtttctataggcattgttgggatGTGATTCAACAAGACCTTTACAAAGCTATTACCTTTTGCTGGCAAGAGAAATTGATTCCTCAAG ctacaagACTGGGTAGTGTGCTTGATAACCTTGTTTCAGAGGAACAAGTGGCTTTAATAaagggaagaaacattcatgaaaatattagtgtggcgtcggagatggtAAATGAGCTTAAAACTAAGCGTAAGGATGGCAATGTGGGTCTTAAACTTGATATCACCCAAGATTTTGACACG ATTCTTAGCTCGGCTCATATATCTATTCTTCTTAATAGTATTCCAGAGGGTTTCTTCAAGATTAATAGAGGGTTAAGGCAAGGAGATCCTTTAtcccctcttatttttgttttgattgaagatgttcttagtagaaataTTTCAAAATTATTTCTTGAAAATAAGATGACGCCAAtgctttccaaaaagaaaaaat GCAACATGAAGAGTTTGCACAATCTTCTTGCTTTACTTGGAAAATATCAAACAGCTTCGGGTCAAACTGTTTGCcgtcaaaagagtaaggtttattatggtggtggttctttgaATCGCTGCACTACTATCACTAATTTACTTAGTATGGAAGTTTCTACTTTCCCGGACAG AattgttcttattaattcagtgattgctagttattctattcacaATATGGTTGTGTATAAATGGCCTTTGAAGTTTATTAAACAAGCTGAGCGTGTGATTCgcaattttctttggtctgggGATGCTGAGGTCTCAAGGAAGTTTGTTGTTGGTTTCAAGGCGCTTCTCATGAAATTATGGTGGAACATTCGGTCGTCTAATAAGAAATGGGCTCGTTTCTTATGGGCGAAGTACACTTCTCGGTTAGGGAGACTTAAACAATATGGGGTGAAGTCTTCGATTCTTCCAGACATTCGTATAATTCACTCCACTGTGGACAAAAATACCAAAGTGCTTCTTGGTGATGGGAGGTCTACCtatctttattttgatgtttggaaTGGTAATGAAAGTATTGCAGACATGCTTGGTGAAAATGACCTTGATGGTTCCATCatggttagtgatattattgttaaCAATAACTGGCAGTTGCAGGGCGCTCATGTTCAACAGTTTGTGCGAGCTGGTGTGGACTTAACAAATTTGCCGGTGCTGCAAGGAGGGGAGGATTGTAGAGTCTGGATGCCAGAGATGAACGGAACATTCTCAAACTCATCTGCAAAATAG